A single genomic interval of uncultured Pseudodesulfovibrio sp. harbors:
- a CDS encoding HAMP domain-containing protein yields MLNNMRLGLKLGLGFGLVLLLTAIVGLVGYRGINGIQARVDKADDVNRVVKYLLEGRIEQLNFMKTKDAQYISKQADIFKKLYDQSTATADKFHQKEDKARMAASADAVRKYEEVSSGYLQLEEQKKGIMEAMRKDADVALEKTKAFRENMKNQFASVVRSGSGSAGVFADRLGKTESAQKMIEWLYVARKDEKEFIITQNPDYLQIHREGVEKILELGKGLQRRVHDPAALAELADVMEAVSGYQAQFKNFVASLQKQNQMGKEMAVIAQRADELCRAIRADQKAKSLKEIDDAVFLSIAVVTAALVLGLLAALFLTRAIAKPLAMGVEFAGTMSDGDLTKTLDIHQKDEVGMLASALNNMVAKLQGVVSDVEFATENVAAGSEELSASSETLSQGATEQAAAIEEVSSSMEQMTANISQNAENARQTDELANKAAADARESGVAVTEAVEAMNSIAEKISIIEEIAR; encoded by the coding sequence ATGCTGAATAATATGAGACTTGGTTTGAAATTGGGGCTTGGATTTGGATTGGTCCTGCTCCTTACCGCAATAGTCGGTCTTGTCGGCTATAGAGGAATAAACGGCATTCAGGCGCGTGTTGACAAAGCAGATGATGTGAATCGTGTGGTCAAGTACTTGCTTGAAGGCCGGATCGAACAGCTCAACTTCATGAAGACAAAGGATGCACAGTATATCAGCAAGCAGGCTGACATTTTCAAGAAACTTTACGATCAGTCAACTGCTACAGCCGATAAATTCCATCAGAAAGAGGATAAGGCAAGAATGGCGGCGTCTGCCGATGCCGTGAGGAAATATGAAGAAGTTTCTTCCGGATATCTTCAACTGGAAGAGCAGAAAAAAGGCATCATGGAAGCCATGCGGAAGGATGCGGATGTCGCGCTTGAAAAGACCAAGGCCTTTCGTGAAAACATGAAGAATCAGTTTGCGTCTGTGGTACGGTCCGGTTCCGGGTCGGCTGGCGTATTTGCCGATCGGTTGGGTAAGACTGAAAGCGCCCAGAAAATGATTGAATGGCTTTATGTTGCACGAAAGGACGAAAAGGAATTTATCATTACCCAGAATCCTGACTACCTGCAAATCCATCGTGAAGGGGTGGAGAAAATCCTTGAACTGGGCAAAGGACTCCAGAGGCGGGTTCATGATCCGGCTGCCTTGGCAGAGCTTGCCGATGTCATGGAGGCGGTGAGCGGGTATCAGGCGCAATTCAAGAACTTTGTGGCGAGTTTGCAGAAGCAGAATCAAATGGGAAAGGAGATGGCCGTGATTGCCCAAAGGGCAGATGAGTTGTGCCGAGCCATCCGTGCCGACCAGAAGGCGAAATCGCTCAAGGAGATTGATGACGCCGTTTTTCTGAGCATTGCTGTGGTGACGGCTGCGCTCGTGCTTGGTCTGCTTGCCGCGTTATTTCTTACCCGGGCCATTGCAAAGCCTTTGGCTATGGGAGTCGAATTCGCCGGGACAATGTCAGATGGCGATCTGACGAAGACTCTGGATATTCACCAGAAGGATGAAGTGGGAATGCTGGCTTCCGCTCTCAACAATATGGTTGCCAAGCTTCAGGGTGTCGTTTCCGACGTCGAATTTGCGACGGAAAACGTGGCCGCCGGAAGTGAAGAGCTTTCCGCCTCTTCCGAGACCCTCTCTCAGGGGGCCACTGAGCAGGCTGCTGCGATCGAGGAAGTTTCTTCTTCCATGGAGCAGATGACGGCAAATATCAGTCAGAATGCGGAAAACGCCAGACAGACCGATGAATTGGCGAACAAGGCCGCTGCCGATGCCCGGGAAAGCGGCGTTGCCGTTACCGAAGCTGTCGAGGCGATGAACAGCATTGCCGAGAAGATTTCCATCATTGAGGAGATCGCTCGATAG
- a CDS encoding DUF5989 family protein, whose protein sequence is MDFLKDLWGFLKVRKKFWLLPIILVLLLFGALIVLTGGSAIAPFIYTVF, encoded by the coding sequence ATGGATTTTCTCAAAGACCTCTGGGGCTTCCTCAAAGTCCGTAAAAAATTCTGGCTTCTGCCTATCATTCTGGTTCTGCTGCTCTTCGGCGCTCTCATCGTGCTGACAGGCGGTTCGGCCATCGCGCCTTTCATCTACACAGTATTCTAG
- a CDS encoding response regulator, whose amino-acid sequence MQNFGDIVRTTREKLLETNKAYSLRQVSKRIGVGPSYLSKIERGEAVRLSEEKIIALAQELNLNPDYLLALGGKISDDVQKIIKKRPELFAKIVRGMQDMADEIIEEENDLKAMTASLNRLHAIASIGAFHFAEEEGLSFWTSQVPAILGLKPDTPPSIEAILNVLPPSRELRPEKETPTPDESGKLYEYDFKLHEEGKPTKIIRMWGCVDQNETTGGKTYLGMIQDVTEGVHLRNEIDSAKRLLEIQVDEQESEISAAITRLHHEIESRKKLETNLQQLNRKISDHAQNQEIFFKEHAYQLRSLISRMVLQLGTHVTDKPDELQNLLNRILPKIDDLGDFLSHSEGLSTTQERVDIHEVLKDTIAAFEKEAGNNGLTITHSLNPRLPRIISADERRIRQILISTMELFVRNTQWGTIHFSSTTDETAHQLIITFFAPSVTTPINRAMFFPDKPEAHQRPEYTNSIRMVGPLITLLGGEFTIASPAGTDLSITLRFPIAPVTTKETEPNASPSAKSNEAINVLIVEDDPYNLLYVRNVMEGAGFTVEEALSGEEALNRIRMEKFDLLLLDIQLPDIDGTEIANTIRNETDMVNHTIPIIAVTAHGSPSDRQKFISSGIDEVITKPFEKDKLLLKVKNVTTES is encoded by the coding sequence ATGCAAAATTTCGGAGACATAGTCAGAACCACACGCGAAAAGCTGCTGGAAACGAATAAAGCCTATTCATTACGACAGGTAAGCAAAAGAATAGGCGTCGGCCCCTCCTATCTCAGCAAGATAGAACGGGGGGAGGCGGTTCGGCTTTCCGAAGAAAAAATCATCGCCCTCGCACAGGAACTCAACCTGAATCCGGATTACCTGCTCGCCCTTGGAGGCAAGATCTCGGACGACGTACAGAAAATCATCAAGAAACGCCCTGAACTCTTCGCAAAAATAGTACGCGGCATGCAGGACATGGCGGATGAAATCATTGAGGAAGAAAACGACCTCAAGGCAATGACAGCCAGCCTGAACCGGCTGCACGCCATCGCATCGATCGGCGCATTCCATTTTGCAGAAGAAGAGGGATTGTCCTTCTGGACCAGTCAGGTTCCGGCAATACTCGGGCTGAAGCCGGACACTCCTCCTTCCATCGAAGCCATACTGAACGTGCTTCCACCAAGCAGGGAACTCCGGCCGGAAAAGGAGACCCCCACCCCGGACGAATCAGGCAAACTCTATGAATACGACTTCAAACTCCACGAAGAGGGGAAACCCACCAAAATCATCCGAATGTGGGGCTGTGTCGATCAGAATGAAACTACAGGCGGGAAAACATATCTCGGAATGATTCAGGACGTGACCGAGGGCGTACACCTCCGCAATGAAATAGACTCCGCAAAACGCCTGCTCGAAATTCAGGTGGACGAACAGGAAAGCGAGATATCCGCGGCCATCACAAGACTTCACCATGAGATCGAAAGCCGGAAAAAACTGGAAACGAACCTGCAACAACTCAACAGGAAAATTTCCGATCACGCACAAAATCAGGAAATCTTTTTCAAGGAACACGCATATCAGCTTCGCTCCCTGATCTCCCGCATGGTCCTGCAACTGGGCACGCACGTCACGGACAAACCGGACGAACTGCAAAACCTCCTCAACCGAATCCTTCCGAAAATCGACGATCTGGGAGACTTTCTCTCCCACTCCGAAGGCCTTTCAACCACGCAGGAACGCGTAGACATTCATGAAGTGCTGAAAGACACCATTGCCGCTTTTGAAAAAGAAGCAGGCAACAACGGCCTGACCATCACCCACTCACTGAATCCCCGGCTTCCGCGCATCATCTCGGCAGACGAACGGCGCATTCGGCAAATTCTCATTTCCACCATGGAACTATTTGTTCGCAACACCCAATGGGGAACCATCCACTTTTCCTCAACGACCGACGAAACGGCTCACCAACTCATCATCACATTCTTCGCCCCCTCTGTGACGACTCCCATAAACCGCGCCATGTTCTTTCCGGACAAACCGGAAGCGCACCAAAGGCCCGAATACACCAACTCCATCAGGATGGTCGGGCCGCTGATAACCCTGCTGGGCGGCGAATTCACTATTGCAAGTCCAGCCGGGACCGACCTCTCCATCACCCTCAGGTTCCCGATCGCACCGGTGACAACGAAAGAGACCGAGCCGAACGCTTCACCTTCCGCAAAAAGCAACGAAGCCATAAACGTCCTTATCGTCGAAGACGATCCATACAACCTCCTGTATGTGAGAAACGTCATGGAAGGAGCTGGATTTACGGTTGAAGAGGCGCTCTCTGGAGAGGAGGCACTCAACAGAATTCGCATGGAGAAATTCGACCTCCTCCTTCTCGACATTCAGTTGCCTGACATTGATGGAACCGAGATCGCCAACACCATTCGCAACGAGACCGACATGGTAAACCACACCATTCCGATCATCGCAGTGACAGCTCACGGTTCGCCAAGCGACCGGCAGAAATTCATCAGCTCCGGCATTGACGAAGTCATCACCAAGCCTTTTGAAAAGGACAAACTGCTGCTCAAGGTGAAAAACGTCACGACTGAAAGCTGA
- a CDS encoding SxtJ family membrane protein: MIDTKKTDTGGILPACVTAKECCDTGMAMVLIALLAGWFTGVRTWFLAAIILLLVNMVWPKAYWLAAKIWLGFSHLLGTVMSKIILSIIFFAVVTPLALVRRTFGHDPMQLKKWKNGSESVFESRDHTFTPEEIERPY; this comes from the coding sequence ATGATTGACACAAAGAAGACCGACACCGGCGGCATCCTTCCTGCCTGCGTGACAGCCAAGGAGTGCTGCGACACGGGAATGGCCATGGTGCTCATCGCCCTGCTGGCAGGCTGGTTCACCGGAGTTCGCACATGGTTCCTTGCCGCCATAATCCTGTTGCTTGTCAACATGGTCTGGCCCAAAGCATACTGGCTTGCCGCAAAGATATGGCTCGGTTTTTCCCACCTGCTGGGAACGGTCATGTCCAAAATCATCCTTTCGATAATCTTCTTCGCGGTTGTCACTCCGCTCGCACTGGTCCGCCGCACTTTCGGCCACGATCCAATGCAGCTGAAAAAGTGGAAAAACGGCAGCGAATCCGTTTTCGAATCACGAGACCACACATTCACTCCCGAAGAAATCGAACGCCCATATTAA